Below is a genomic region from Tepidiforma bonchosmolovskayae.
TGCGGGTTTCACTTCCACCTGACGGCGCTGGAACGGATTGCGACGCTCGCCGACCTCGGGACGTTTCACGAGGATGACCGGGGGATCTCGGCGATCGACCCGCTCTCCTTCCCGGGGGGCGGGCGACACTCCTACCGGTCGCGGGTCATCCAGGAGCAACGGCGGACCCGGCTGACGGAAGCAGCGGTCACCGGCCGGGCGGCTATCGGCGGGCACGACGTGGTCATTGGGGTGGTCGACTTTGCGTTCCTCGGGGGCTCGATCGGCGTGGCGGCCGGCGAACGGCTGGCACGGGCGTTCGAACGGGCGCGAGCGCGGCGGGTCCCGGTGGTGCTGGTCTGCTCGACCTCGGGTACGCGGATGCAGGAGGGGCTGCTGGCGCTGATGCAGGGCCCGCGGATTGCGGTGGCGATCGAGCAGTTTGCGCGCGAGGGGCTCCCCTACCTGTGCGTGCTGACCGACCCGACGACGGGCTCGGCCTATGCAGGATTCGTCAACCTCGCCGACATCCTCATCGCCGAGCCGAATGCGCTGGTCGGCTATGCGGCCCTGCGGGCGCTGGAGGAGACGACCAAGAACGGGCTCCCGGCCGGGGCGCACACATCGGAGGCGCACCTCCAGCACGGGCTCATCGATGCGGTCGTTGCGCGCCCGCAGCTGCGGGAGACGGTTGCGGGGCTGCTTGACCTGCTTTCGCGGGGGCGGCTTCCAGAGGGGAGCCCGGGCGGGCAGGGGGGCCACCTGCAGCACACGCCGCGGCCGGCCTGGCAGCAGGTGCAGCTCTCGCGGCATGAGAATCGGCCGACGGCGCGCGAATTCATCGAGCGGATGACGACCGCGTTCTTCGAACTGCGGGGCGACCGGAGCGGCATCGATGACCGGGCGGTGGTTGCGGGCATCGGCGCGATCGACGGCGAGGCTGCGGTGTTCGTGGGGCAGGTTCGGCCGCACAGCGGCGACGGGAACGGGCTCATCGGCCCGGCCGGGTTCCGGAAGGCGGAACGGGCGTTCCGGCTGGCCTCACGGCTTGGGCTGCCGGTGGTGACGCTGGTCGACACGGCAGGGGCCGACCCGTCGCTGGCGGCGGAGGAGGCCGGGCAGGGGCACGCGGTGGCGCGGTGCATGGCGGCGATGCTGGCGGTGCAATCGCCGACGGTTGCGGTCATCACCGGAGAAGGCAATTCCGAGGCGGCGATGGCAATGGCAACGGCCGACCGGGTTCTGATGCTCGACAACGCGGTGTACGAAGTCGTGCGCCCGGAGGATGCGGCAGCGGTGCTCGAGGGTGGGCCGGCGGAGGTTGCGGAGCGGCTGCGGCTGACGTCGCACGACTGCCTGCGGCTCGGAATTGTCGACCACACGGTCCCGGAGCCGGGGGAAGGGGCGCATACGAACCATGCCGAAGCCGCCGCGCTGCTCCGGAGGGCGATCACCCGAGAGCTGGCGCGCCTGCGGCGGATGCGGCAGAAGCGGCGCCTGGAGGCGCGGTATGCGCGCTACCGGGAGACCGGCTCGACCCGGAGCCGGATCCGCGGCCGGCTGGAGCGGCGGTGGGCGCATCTGCAGGACCGCATCGGCGGAGCGCTGGACCGGCTCCGTGGCAGGGCATTCCGGCGGCGTGCGGATTTCCCGGACGAGGGCATCCCGGTCTAGGGTTTCGGGGCCGCCGGTTTACCGGTCGGCGGGAACGGGAGAAACTCGGGGGTATCGGCGCCGCGAGGGAG
It encodes:
- a CDS encoding carboxyl transferase domain-containing protein codes for the protein MKGIRSILRRGEEHPEAAGQRQPERCLACGALLEGSRLYERFRVCHACGFHFHLTALERIATLADLGTFHEDDRGISAIDPLSFPGGGRHSYRSRVIQEQRRTRLTEAAVTGRAAIGGHDVVIGVVDFAFLGGSIGVAAGERLARAFERARARRVPVVLVCSTSGTRMQEGLLALMQGPRIAVAIEQFAREGLPYLCVLTDPTTGSAYAGFVNLADILIAEPNALVGYAALRALEETTKNGLPAGAHTSEAHLQHGLIDAVVARPQLRETVAGLLDLLSRGRLPEGSPGGQGGHLQHTPRPAWQQVQLSRHENRPTAREFIERMTTAFFELRGDRSGIDDRAVVAGIGAIDGEAAVFVGQVRPHSGDGNGLIGPAGFRKAERAFRLASRLGLPVVTLVDTAGADPSLAAEEAGQGHAVARCMAAMLAVQSPTVAVITGEGNSEAAMAMATADRVLMLDNAVYEVVRPEDAAAVLEGGPAEVAERLRLTSHDCLRLGIVDHTVPEPGEGAHTNHAEAAALLRRAITRELARLRRMRQKRRLEARYARYRETGSTRSRIRGRLERRWAHLQDRIGGALDRLRGRAFRRRADFPDEGIPV